A DNA window from Rossellomorea marisflavi contains the following coding sequences:
- a CDS encoding sucrose-specific PTS transporter subunit IIBC, translating into MSENRKIAEEIVKAVGGDENILSVAHCATRLRIMVKDKDAIDQEAVEATDKVKGAFFNSGQYQVIFGTGTVNRIYEEVMNLGLKGATKSEQSSEVAKSGSAFQRAIRTFGDVFVPIIPALVATGLFMGLRGLVLQEQILALFGMTPDDISQNFILFTEILTDTAFIFLPALVAWSTFRVFGGSPIVGLVLGLMLVSPSLPNAWGVAGGDVDPIEFFGFIPVVGYQGSVLPAFIAGILGAKLEKQIRRRVPEALDLIITPFLTLLVMITLALFIIGPIFHSLENVILDGTIAVLEWPLGISGLIIGALNQLIVVTGVHHIFNMLEIQLLANLGSNPYNAIITCSVAAQGGAALAVGLKTKSKKLKALALPSSFSAFLGITEPAIFGVNLRYGKPFIMGLVGGGVGGFVASLVGLKGTGMAITVIPGTLLYLNGQILLYILVNVIAIGVAFALTWMFGYSDKLKNDVEK; encoded by the coding sequence ATGTCAGAGAATCGGAAGATTGCAGAAGAAATCGTCAAAGCTGTCGGCGGGGATGAAAACATCCTTTCTGTAGCCCACTGTGCCACGCGACTGCGCATCATGGTCAAAGACAAGGATGCGATTGACCAGGAAGCGGTGGAAGCAACGGATAAAGTGAAGGGGGCCTTTTTCAATTCAGGTCAATACCAGGTGATCTTCGGTACGGGTACGGTGAACAGGATCTATGAAGAAGTCATGAACCTTGGCTTGAAAGGGGCCACGAAGTCTGAGCAGTCCTCTGAAGTCGCGAAAAGCGGAAGTGCCTTCCAGCGTGCGATCAGGACATTCGGGGACGTTTTCGTTCCGATCATCCCGGCCCTTGTGGCTACAGGACTATTCATGGGATTACGAGGTCTTGTTCTTCAGGAACAGATCCTTGCCCTATTCGGTATGACTCCGGATGATATTTCTCAAAACTTCATCTTATTCACTGAAATCCTGACTGATACTGCCTTCATCTTCCTGCCGGCCCTCGTGGCATGGTCCACATTCCGGGTATTTGGAGGATCGCCGATCGTCGGGCTGGTACTCGGCCTCATGCTTGTAAGTCCGTCGCTGCCGAACGCATGGGGAGTAGCAGGCGGGGATGTCGATCCCATCGAGTTCTTCGGATTCATCCCGGTCGTAGGCTACCAAGGCTCCGTCCTTCCTGCCTTCATAGCGGGGATACTCGGTGCGAAGCTTGAGAAACAGATACGAAGACGGGTCCCGGAAGCATTGGATCTGATCATTACACCATTCCTTACGTTACTGGTCATGATCACCCTCGCCCTTTTCATTATCGGGCCGATCTTTCACAGTCTGGAAAATGTCATTCTTGACGGGACGATTGCGGTCCTTGAATGGCCACTTGGAATCAGTGGGTTGATCATTGGTGCCCTCAATCAGCTTATAGTCGTCACAGGGGTCCACCACATCTTCAATATGCTAGAAATCCAGCTTCTTGCAAACCTTGGAAGCAATCCGTACAATGCCATCATCACCTGTTCTGTAGCTGCCCAGGGGGGTGCTGCCCTTGCTGTCGGTTTGAAAACCAAATCCAAGAAGCTTAAAGCACTTGCACTTCCATCGTCATTCTCTGCATTCCTAGGGATTACCGAACCCGCCATCTTCGGGGTGAACCTGAGATATGGGAAACCCTTCATCATGGGTCTTGTCGGAGGTGGAGTAGGAGGATTCGTCGCATCCCTCGTCGGTCTGAAGGGAACAGGCATGGCCATCACGGTCATCCCGGGTACCCTTCTATACTTGAACGGCCAGATCCTGTTATATATCTTGGTGAATGTCATTGCGATCGGGGTTGCATTTGCACTTACGTGGATGTTCGGCTATTCGGATAAACTGAAAAACGACGTTGAGAAATAA